In Desulfomonile tiedjei, the following proteins share a genomic window:
- a CDS encoding integration host factor subunit beta, which produces MNKSDLVKSLAKETNLPMRKAEEIVDTVFNTMADALVAGDRIEVRGFGSFVVKEYEGYTGRNPKTGELIEVNTKRLPFFKTGKELKEKLNGEL; this is translated from the coding sequence ATGAACAAGTCGGACCTGGTAAAGTCTTTAGCCAAAGAAACAAATCTGCCCATGCGTAAGGCTGAAGAAATAGTTGATACGGTGTTCAACACCATGGCTGACGCGCTGGTGGCCGGAGACCGTATCGAGGTCCGAGGATTCGGATCTTTCGTCGTGAAAGAGTATGAAGGCTACACTGGAAGGAATCCCAAGACGGGGGAACTTATTGAAGTGAACACCAAACGCTTGCCTTTTTTTAAGACAGGCAAGGAGCTTAAAGAGAAGCTCAACGGGGAACTCTGA
- a CDS encoding SGNH/GDSL hydrolase family protein yields the protein MKVNIRGVAPAGVHTTNAWGLRGPEPPEEWDKNYTIVTIGGSTTHCFYLDDRKTWPYLLQEDLRKECPPDFKGKCPNVWIGNGGTDGQTTRAHIIFMKDIISKIRPDAVIFLAGINDLALSIEEGFFEKGNPQDTNRVSWTRWLYDRSRLLQVIHAWKKVLIDRAYVVESTGHQTREPQPLAAPAMTLPPDPKSLLVGLDEYRQNLKELARLGRAMNVRTIFLTQPILYEESEFWKGMEAGYYWVGKPKHLLSAASIRVLLDIYNDELLKVCREENLDCFDLASQIPRTEEYFYDLCHFTEKGADLVARKVTEYLNSASAGPQTDPESLSKSRQSQ from the coding sequence TTGAAAGTCAACATCAGAGGGGTCGCTCCGGCCGGGGTCCATACGACAAACGCGTGGGGGCTCAGAGGTCCGGAGCCCCCCGAGGAATGGGACAAAAACTATACGATCGTCACAATCGGCGGGAGCACCACGCATTGCTTCTATTTGGATGATCGCAAGACCTGGCCCTATCTGCTGCAGGAAGACCTCAGAAAAGAATGCCCCCCGGACTTCAAGGGGAAGTGCCCCAACGTCTGGATCGGAAATGGGGGGACCGACGGACAGACCACCAGAGCCCACATCATTTTTATGAAGGACATCATTTCTAAAATAAGACCCGACGCGGTGATCTTTCTTGCGGGAATCAACGACCTGGCGCTTTCAATCGAGGAAGGCTTCTTCGAGAAAGGCAATCCGCAGGACACCAATCGGGTGTCATGGACAAGGTGGCTGTACGACCGAAGCCGCCTGCTGCAGGTAATTCACGCTTGGAAGAAAGTGCTTATTGATCGAGCCTATGTAGTGGAATCCACCGGCCATCAGACTCGTGAGCCCCAACCCTTGGCCGCGCCTGCAATGACGCTTCCTCCGGATCCGAAGTCCCTTCTGGTGGGATTGGATGAGTACCGTCAAAACCTCAAAGAGCTTGCGCGGCTGGGCCGTGCAATGAACGTCCGAACCATCTTCTTGACGCAGCCGATCCTATACGAGGAATCCGAATTCTGGAAAGGCATGGAGGCCGGCTATTACTGGGTCGGCAAGCCAAAACACCTTTTGTCCGCGGCAAGCATACGCGTCTTACTTGATATCTATAACGACGAGTTGCTGAAAGTCTGTAGGGAAGAAAACCTGGACTGCTTCGATCTGGCTTCGCAAATACCGCGCACCGAAGAGTATTTCTACGATCTGTGCCATTTCACGGAAAAGGGAGCCGACCTGGTCGCGCGAAAAGTGACCGAATATCTCAACTCGGCTTCCGCTGGCCCCCAGACTGATCCTGAGTCGCTCTCCAAATCGAGGCAATCGCAGTGA
- a CDS encoding ChaN family lipoprotein gives MASSQPLLIDLLMGEPVPFQMFLDDISTARVVYLGELHTIARHHRLQTQVLEALADRGMQIALGMEMFSREQQPVLDKWQQGSHSVDNLIEELGKERWTNLKDYAQVLTLARERKIPVIGLNARDSVVRKVAREGIEGLTENELKELPPDLSEISPLNDRLLRLRLRVHKAFEAKSLDRVVLAQALRDATMAGAVAAYLGSPEGKDRLMVVIAGSGHINYGFGIPERVQKLNGLPYRIILPTESGELVLSEEEKRQAMPVHITHEDLRFIRVPIADYLHVIPLKDDSPASEPAELASAPVDAH, from the coding sequence ATGGCCTCATCTCAGCCTCTGCTCATAGACTTGCTGATGGGGGAGCCTGTGCCGTTCCAGATGTTTCTGGACGACATCTCCACAGCCAGAGTTGTTTATCTGGGAGAACTCCATACCATTGCGAGGCACCACCGACTCCAGACTCAGGTACTAGAGGCCCTGGCCGACCGGGGCATGCAAATCGCGCTCGGAATGGAGATGTTTTCGCGCGAACAGCAACCCGTATTGGATAAATGGCAGCAAGGAAGCCACAGCGTTGACAATTTGATAGAGGAGTTGGGGAAAGAACGCTGGACCAATTTGAAGGACTATGCCCAGGTGTTAACCTTGGCGCGCGAGCGCAAGATCCCTGTCATCGGTCTGAACGCCCGAGACAGTGTTGTTCGTAAGGTCGCTCGCGAGGGAATCGAAGGGCTGACCGAAAACGAACTGAAGGAACTTCCGCCCGATCTTTCGGAAATTAGCCCTCTGAACGACCGTCTGCTGCGTTTAAGACTGAGAGTACACAAGGCCTTCGAGGCAAAGAGCCTGGATCGAGTCGTTCTGGCTCAAGCGCTTCGGGACGCTACTATGGCAGGGGCCGTCGCGGCGTACCTTGGTAGTCCTGAGGGGAAGGATCGCTTGATGGTGGTGATCGCGGGCAGCGGCCACATCAACTACGGCTTCGGAATTCCGGAAAGGGTGCAAAAGCTCAACGGATTGCCTTACAGAATAATCCTCCCTACCGAAAGCGGCGAATTAGTCCTCTCAGAAGAAGAAAAACGCCAGGCGATGCCTGTTCACATCACGCACGAGGACCTGCGGTTCATTCGAGTACCCATCGCCGATTATCTTCACGTGATTCCATTGAAAGACGATTCCCCCGCATCAGAACCAGCGGAGCTTGCCTCCGCACCGGTTGATGCTCATTAG
- a CDS encoding acylphosphatase, with product MATIRRRVVISGRVQGVNFRYYTRSMARQVGAGGWVRNLSDGSVEAVIEGGPDVVEAVISWCRTGPPAGRVDDLKVYEEPPTGEFADFDIKYTGGYY from the coding sequence ATGGCTACCATACGGCGAAGAGTGGTGATCTCCGGGAGGGTTCAGGGTGTTAATTTCCGGTACTACACCAGATCTATGGCAAGGCAAGTGGGAGCCGGAGGTTGGGTACGAAACCTCTCGGACGGGTCTGTGGAGGCGGTGATAGAAGGCGGGCCGGATGTTGTGGAAGCGGTTATCTCGTGGTGTCGTACGGGACCTCCGGCCGGCAGGGTGGACGATCTAAAAGTTTATGAGGAGCCGCCCACAGGGGAATTCGCGGATTTCGACATCAAATACACCGGAGGCTATTACTGA
- the ligA gene encoding NAD-dependent DNA ligase LigA yields the protein MVSQTEVPSEALREVESLREEIRRHDQLYYVLDSPEITDREYDRLFRRLEELEAEYPGLIAPDSPTQRVGGQPLEKFGQVQHALPMLSLSNVFDEGELLDFDSRVKRILGVSREIPYVVEPKLDGVAVELVYENGLLTAGSTRGDGYTGEDITSNVRTIKAIPLKLAQNGVFSRAALIDVRGEIFMNRSDFDKLNRGRDEAGLPSFANPRNAAAGAVRQLDPRITAQRPLKFTAHGVGRVEGSFPGTQMDLLIGLKGLGLPANLESTQLCNSIEEAVRHYHALQELRETLPYEIDGAVVKVNSLSDQVALGLRTRSPRWAVAFKFEPIQARTKILRIEAGVGRTGALTPVAIMEPVGVGGVTVSRATLHNQDEIDRKDIREGDTVIIQRAGDVIPEVVSVVQELRPADSRPYKLPDKCPVCGSHAVRLEGQAAKRCVNVSCPARLKETIRHFASRNAMDIEGLGTKLVDQLVDRELVANPADVYSLDKVTLASLERMADKSASNLLDAIERSKTVPADRFLFSLGIPLVGEHVARVLLEAFGDTETLSHQSVEGLQKVHGIGPEVAQSVAEFFAEPKNMEMIQRILRAGVQPIPLQRPDSEVETPFTGKTVVFTGTISMARSDAKKVVEDAGGQVSGSVSKKTDFVVAGTDPGSKFDKAKELGVKILDEGEFRGLAGI from the coding sequence ATGGTGTCACAAACCGAGGTACCATCCGAGGCTCTCCGGGAAGTCGAGAGCCTGCGGGAAGAGATCAGGCGCCATGACCAATTGTACTATGTTTTGGACAGCCCGGAGATCACGGACCGAGAATATGATCGCCTTTTCAGACGGTTAGAAGAACTGGAGGCCGAATATCCGGGGCTGATAGCACCGGATTCCCCAACGCAGCGCGTGGGCGGACAACCGCTGGAGAAGTTCGGGCAAGTGCAACATGCACTTCCCATGCTTTCACTTTCCAATGTTTTCGACGAAGGGGAACTTCTTGATTTTGACAGCCGAGTGAAGCGAATTCTCGGAGTTTCACGAGAGATTCCATACGTAGTTGAACCAAAGCTCGATGGAGTGGCCGTGGAGTTGGTGTATGAAAACGGGCTCCTGACGGCCGGCTCCACCCGCGGGGACGGTTACACGGGAGAGGATATTACTTCCAACGTTAGGACCATAAAGGCGATTCCGTTGAAGCTCGCGCAAAACGGGGTCTTTTCCCGGGCCGCTCTGATAGATGTCAGGGGCGAGATCTTTATGAATCGCTCGGACTTTGACAAACTCAACAGGGGCCGGGACGAGGCTGGTCTGCCCTCATTCGCGAACCCCCGGAACGCGGCCGCGGGTGCGGTGCGCCAATTGGACCCCAGGATTACGGCCCAGAGGCCGCTAAAGTTTACGGCGCACGGCGTTGGTCGCGTGGAAGGGTCATTCCCCGGGACACAAATGGACCTCCTGATCGGTCTCAAAGGCCTGGGATTGCCAGCTAACCTCGAAAGCACCCAATTGTGCAACAGCATTGAGGAAGCTGTCCGGCATTACCACGCGCTGCAAGAATTGCGAGAGACTCTCCCCTACGAGATCGACGGCGCGGTGGTAAAAGTTAACTCACTGTCAGACCAGGTAGCACTGGGATTGAGGACACGTTCTCCTCGTTGGGCCGTGGCATTCAAATTCGAACCTATTCAAGCGAGAACGAAGATTCTTAGAATCGAAGCAGGCGTCGGTCGCACAGGGGCGCTGACGCCAGTGGCCATCATGGAACCGGTCGGCGTTGGTGGAGTGACCGTGAGTAGGGCTACGCTCCACAACCAGGACGAGATTGATCGGAAGGATATCCGAGAAGGCGACACTGTGATAATCCAAAGGGCCGGCGACGTTATTCCCGAGGTCGTCTCGGTTGTCCAGGAACTGAGGCCGGCAGACAGCCGGCCATACAAGCTGCCTGACAAGTGTCCGGTCTGCGGTTCTCATGCCGTGCGCCTGGAGGGACAGGCCGCGAAGCGCTGCGTGAACGTCTCATGCCCTGCCCGGCTCAAAGAAACCATTCGGCATTTCGCGTCCCGCAACGCCATGGACATAGAAGGTCTCGGGACAAAACTGGTAGATCAATTGGTGGATCGAGAATTAGTTGCGAACCCGGCTGATGTGTACTCGCTCGACAAAGTCACTCTCGCGTCCCTGGAGAGAATGGCCGACAAATCGGCCTCCAATTTGCTGGATGCCATCGAACGGTCCAAGACCGTTCCAGCAGACCGGTTCCTTTTCAGTCTCGGGATTCCGCTCGTCGGGGAACATGTTGCTCGCGTGTTGCTCGAGGCCTTTGGAGATACAGAGACCCTCTCGCACCAGTCTGTGGAAGGCTTACAGAAGGTGCACGGTATTGGGCCCGAAGTGGCTCAGAGCGTCGCGGAGTTCTTCGCAGAGCCAAAGAATATGGAAATGATACAACGGATTCTCAGGGCGGGGGTCCAACCGATTCCTCTCCAGAGGCCGGACAGCGAAGTCGAGACACCCTTTACCGGAAAGACGGTTGTGTTCACCGGCACGATCTCCATGGCTCGATCCGATGCCAAAAAGGTGGTAGAAGACGCTGGGGGGCAGGTTTCAGGCTCGGTCAGCAAGAAGACCGATTTCGTGGTGGCAGGCACAGATCCGGGGTCCAAATTTGACAAGGCCAAGGAGTTGGGGGTCAAGATACTCGATGAGGGGGAATTCCGCGGACTCGCTGGGATTTAG
- a CDS encoding glycosyltransferase family 2 protein gives MNQRFQDSVPQHEGANPCRQHRLVSVVTTAYNEAVNLLQLYDRVKEALAETAPEFELIVVDNGSTDDSLPILRSLNHRDHRVQFVSLTRNFGHQGGLTAGLNYAGGDVVIMMDADLQHPPEMLPEMLKLWRQGYDVVNMNKNFRTGHKTVRRVIDTSYYRLISKLSGLDLSSSQSDFRLVDRKVLTTLLNLPERKAFLRGLTQWLGFRQATLEYVVAPRLRGKSRFRLGELTLFALDGILAFSVLPLRLFSIAGVLISLVSLAYFAYLVFMALVHGSEFPTGWPTLATAIFCFGGIQLLGIGVLGEYLARVYQEVKRRPEFLVTEDSFPKTGRPAGEVYEKRQDM, from the coding sequence ATGAACCAGCGTTTCCAGGACTCAGTGCCTCAGCATGAAGGGGCTAACCCATGTCGGCAACACAGACTGGTCTCAGTGGTCACCACGGCGTACAATGAAGCCGTTAATTTGCTCCAACTGTACGACCGAGTCAAGGAAGCATTGGCCGAGACTGCCCCGGAATTTGAATTAATAGTTGTTGACAATGGGTCGACCGATGATTCCCTGCCCATCCTTCGCAGTCTGAACCACCGGGACCATCGGGTTCAATTCGTGAGCCTTACACGAAACTTTGGGCACCAAGGTGGCCTGACTGCCGGACTCAACTACGCGGGTGGAGACGTGGTAATTATGATGGATGCGGATTTGCAGCATCCCCCTGAAATGCTCCCGGAGATGCTTAAATTGTGGCGCCAGGGCTATGATGTGGTCAATATGAACAAGAATTTCAGAACCGGCCATAAAACGGTGCGGCGAGTAATAGACACTTCGTACTACCGCTTAATCAGCAAGTTGTCCGGTCTGGACTTGTCGAGCAGCCAATCAGACTTCCGGCTCGTGGACCGCAAGGTGTTGACCACGCTGTTGAATCTGCCCGAAAGAAAGGCTTTCCTTCGAGGTCTGACCCAGTGGCTCGGATTCAGGCAAGCTACCCTGGAATACGTTGTTGCGCCCAGGCTTAGGGGGAAATCGCGGTTCAGGCTTGGCGAACTCACCCTTTTTGCGTTGGACGGAATTTTGGCATTTTCCGTCCTGCCGTTGAGGCTTTTCAGCATCGCGGGAGTTCTTATCTCCCTGGTCTCTCTCGCATATTTTGCTTATTTGGTATTCATGGCCTTGGTGCATGGGTCCGAGTTCCCTACCGGGTGGCCGACCCTGGCGACTGCCATTTTTTGCTTCGGCGGGATTCAGCTTCTTGGGATTGGTGTGCTGGGCGAGTATTTGGCGCGTGTTTACCAAGAGGTCAAGCGACGGCCTGAATTTCTGGTCACAGAGGACTCGTTTCCTAAAACAGGCCGCCCGGCTGGAGAGGTTTATGAAAAAAGGCAAGACATGTGA
- a CDS encoding nucleotidyltransferase family protein, whose product MKKGKTCEASSASDLPMADRSLPVAILCGGRGTRLRPRTDILPKAMIPVNGRPMLDYILDFFRTKGFCQFVFCVGYMGQLIEEHYRDAPPGCRHVFSCAGPEASMLRRLWAIRDLGVDRFLVTYGDTFIDLDVDQFSRAHEASGAVATIVTAPIRNPFGIVETDADDRVTKFVEKPVFDHYIGAFIFETAGLDLISQELLAMADGDGLVELFNQLANKGLLRAFRHHGPKITFNTETEHQSAEDFLGRYFTFKEQL is encoded by the coding sequence ATGAAAAAAGGCAAGACATGTGAAGCCTCCTCGGCATCTGACCTTCCTATGGCGGATCGAAGTCTACCGGTAGCCATACTGTGCGGAGGACGAGGAACGCGGCTTCGGCCGAGGACCGACATCTTGCCTAAGGCGATGATCCCGGTCAATGGGCGACCCATGCTTGACTACATCCTGGATTTTTTCAGGACGAAAGGTTTCTGTCAGTTTGTATTCTGCGTAGGATACATGGGGCAGCTGATTGAAGAGCACTACCGGGACGCGCCTCCCGGCTGCAGACACGTTTTCTCTTGTGCAGGTCCGGAGGCGAGCATGCTAAGACGCTTGTGGGCAATCCGAGATTTGGGCGTCGATCGCTTCCTGGTGACGTACGGGGACACGTTCATAGACCTGGACGTCGACCAGTTCAGCCGTGCGCACGAAGCGTCCGGAGCGGTGGCTACCATCGTAACCGCTCCCATACGGAACCCCTTTGGAATCGTGGAGACGGATGCCGACGACAGAGTGACCAAATTTGTCGAAAAGCCGGTGTTCGATCACTATATCGGGGCTTTTATATTCGAGACTGCCGGGCTGGACTTGATCTCTCAGGAACTGTTGGCTATGGCGGACGGCGACGGACTTGTCGAACTCTTTAACCAACTCGCGAATAAGGGACTTCTGAGAGCGTTCCGGCACCATGGCCCCAAGATTACCTTCAATACGGAAACGGAACATCAGTCGGCCGAGGATTTTTTGGGCCGCTATTTTACCTTTAAGGAGCAGTTGTGA
- a CDS encoding GDP-mannose 4,6-dehydratase: protein MNGLKGRRVLVTGGAGFIASHLTSRLHKMGARVGIVTKYNSVIDNVRIAHLWNDIETIEADLRNLDSLKAIARFRPEVIFHFAAYNHVGDSFSHVSEALDCNLKGTANLLESYSDYDRLIYISTSEVYGLQAEVPFREDMCPNPISPYAIGKYAGELYCRMKTLSEKKRIVVLRPFNAFGPYQSPRAIIAEMIINCLRGTPIESTEGKQTREFNFVGNLVDGFILAAQRDEALGQIINLASNREVSIRDLISRIWSLTDSKSELRIGALKYRPTEIWRMAGANDRAQELLGWSPRVSLEEGLTLTAEWYRRFLAVYAAADSPLASLGSLNGD, encoded by the coding sequence GTGAACGGTTTGAAAGGGCGCCGGGTCCTGGTCACCGGAGGCGCAGGCTTTATTGCCTCCCATTTGACCAGCCGCTTGCACAAGATGGGGGCACGTGTTGGAATAGTGACAAAGTACAACAGTGTCATAGATAATGTAAGAATTGCCCACCTTTGGAATGATATCGAGACCATTGAGGCGGACCTGCGCAACCTGGATTCCCTGAAAGCGATCGCCAGATTTCGCCCCGAGGTCATCTTTCACTTTGCCGCATATAACCACGTAGGAGATAGCTTTTCGCATGTTTCAGAAGCGCTTGACTGTAACCTCAAAGGAACAGCCAACCTGCTGGAAAGTTACAGCGACTATGACAGGCTGATATACATTTCGACGTCAGAGGTCTATGGCCTGCAGGCCGAGGTCCCCTTTCGTGAGGACATGTGTCCGAATCCGATCAGTCCCTATGCAATTGGAAAGTACGCGGGCGAACTCTATTGTCGGATGAAGACGCTGAGTGAGAAGAAGAGGATAGTCGTCCTCCGGCCCTTCAACGCTTTCGGACCCTATCAGAGTCCCAGGGCCATCATCGCGGAAATGATTATCAATTGCCTCAGGGGAACGCCTATTGAATCGACCGAGGGAAAACAAACCCGAGAATTCAATTTTGTCGGCAATCTCGTAGATGGCTTCATTCTGGCTGCCCAGAGGGACGAAGCATTGGGTCAGATCATCAACCTGGCATCCAATCGGGAGGTGTCGATTCGGGACCTGATTTCACGGATTTGGAGCCTCACCGATTCCAAGTCGGAACTTCGAATTGGCGCGCTGAAATATAGGCCGACTGAAATATGGCGAATGGCCGGGGCCAATGATCGAGCCCAGGAACTGTTGGGCTGGAGCCCCAGGGTTAGCCTCGAGGAGGGATTGACCCTCACCGCCGAGTGGTACCGGCGTTTTCTTGCCGTCTACGCCGCGGCAGACTCTCCACTTGCCTCACTGGGAAGTCTCAATGGCGATTGA
- a CDS encoding NAD(P)-dependent oxidoreductase has protein sequence MAIDRDSQRVTFATDMGIRDKRVLITGHRGFIGRHLIAELARRGAKILLCQGDVRDRGAWQPEFEIAYHLAAASPSQFESSPTEAFDVNINGVLRGIEACAGRNAHLIFASSCSVYACCDSRPVAEDHELAPTGSYATSKLIGEMLCRDYARNGRLGCTFFRPFNVYGPGQSSDFLIPYLIDCARKGIPASIRHPDSIRDFVHVRDVVAALIAGATRSVTCDVFNLGSGQGRSVRQVIDSLSKIFGRTVRFEVVPAPPDPIPSLYADISKSRLELGWAPQVSLDTGLRELVAEQTP, from the coding sequence ATGGCGATTGACCGCGATTCTCAGCGGGTGACGTTTGCCACAGACATGGGCATCCGAGACAAGAGAGTCCTGATTACCGGCCATCGGGGCTTCATCGGTCGGCACTTGATCGCGGAACTCGCGCGTCGTGGCGCTAAGATCCTCCTTTGTCAAGGGGATGTCCGCGATCGCGGCGCCTGGCAACCGGAATTTGAGATTGCCTACCACCTTGCCGCTGCATCTCCCTCCCAATTTGAGAGTTCGCCCACCGAAGCGTTTGACGTGAACATCAACGGAGTATTGAGAGGTATAGAGGCGTGCGCTGGAAGGAACGCGCATCTGATATTCGCTTCGAGTTGCTCGGTGTACGCCTGTTGTGACTCCCGACCGGTCGCCGAAGACCATGAATTGGCGCCAACAGGATCTTACGCGACGAGTAAGCTGATCGGCGAAATGTTATGCCGGGACTACGCGAGGAATGGACGACTGGGTTGCACATTTTTCAGGCCCTTCAACGTATACGGGCCAGGACAATCCTCAGACTTCCTGATCCCCTACCTTATAGATTGTGCTCGTAAAGGGATACCGGCCTCGATTCGGCATCCGGATTCCATAAGGGATTTCGTTCACGTGAGAGATGTTGTGGCCGCACTAATTGCGGGGGCTACCCGGTCTGTCACCTGCGATGTTTTCAACCTTGGTTCAGGACAGGGGCGATCTGTACGACAAGTAATTGATTCTTTGAGCAAGATCTTCGGGCGTACAGTCCGCTTCGAGGTCGTGCCGGCCCCACCCGACCCGATCCCGTCACTCTACGCGGACATATCCAAGTCGCGCCTCGAATTAGGCTGGGCGCCCCAGGTCTCTTTGGACACCGGGTTGAGGGAATTGGTCGCGGAACAAACGCCCTGA
- a CDS encoding ABC transporter ATP-binding protein: protein MLKINNIEVRYHEVILVLKGVSIEVPEGGIVALLGANGAGKSTTLKAISGLLNHEDGEVTDGSIEFMGERIHKLPAEQISKRGIFQIIEGRRVFEHLTVEENLTVGGHLRPSGLKERLDMVYHYFPRLRERRNIMAGFVSGGEQQMCVIGRAMMAQPKLMLLDEPSMGLAPLLIKEIFEIIQRLNREEKIPILLVEQNVKLALTVAPHAYVMENGRIVMDDTSEKLKENPDIRDFYLGLTDVGGRKSFREVKHYKRRKRWLT, encoded by the coding sequence ATCTTGAAGATCAATAACATCGAGGTCAGGTACCACGAGGTCATCCTTGTCCTGAAGGGTGTCTCCATCGAAGTTCCCGAAGGCGGCATTGTGGCTCTCCTGGGTGCAAACGGAGCAGGGAAAAGTACCACCCTGAAGGCGATCTCCGGACTGCTCAATCACGAAGACGGAGAAGTAACTGACGGCAGTATTGAGTTCATGGGGGAGCGAATCCACAAATTGCCAGCGGAACAGATCTCCAAGAGGGGAATATTTCAGATCATTGAGGGCAGACGCGTCTTTGAGCATCTCACGGTTGAGGAAAACCTCACTGTAGGGGGCCATTTGAGGCCCTCCGGGCTGAAAGAACGGCTCGACATGGTCTATCACTATTTCCCGCGGTTGAGGGAACGACGAAACATAATGGCCGGCTTTGTCAGTGGCGGCGAGCAGCAGATGTGCGTCATAGGGCGTGCAATGATGGCTCAGCCGAAGTTGATGCTGCTGGACGAGCCTTCCATGGGACTAGCGCCATTGCTTATCAAGGAGATCTTCGAGATTATTCAACGCCTCAATCGAGAAGAGAAAATACCTATCCTTCTGGTAGAGCAGAACGTGAAACTCGCTCTTACAGTAGCTCCGCATGCGTACGTCATGGAAAACGGTCGCATCGTGATGGATGACACGTCCGAAAAGCTGAAGGAAAATCCGGACATCCGCGACTTCTATCTAGGGCTGACTGACGTAGGCGGCAGAAAGAGTTTCCGTGAGGTCAAGCACTACAAAAGACGTAAACGATGGCTAACATAG
- a CDS encoding ABC transporter substrate-binding protein gives MTKRILLLGLAFILCSSMAFGAEEIKVGSINDLTGATSDVGKDAALGIRECVTYVNDNGGVNGKQIKLLLYDYGYRVPEAITIYKRFRDTDKIKLLLQWGTGDTEALSPTVNKDKMVTISDSFSGHLCDPKKTPYNFIYSTDYSSNARAALTAWYEEVWKKSDKWKKAREAGQKPKLVCFYMFASPYASAPIKAIKDQAQLLGIEVTKDQDVSLTALDAKSQVLAAKGENATICWHGNTTMSVATTIKDGYQLKLEADHIVNNWGFDQNLVRMTGKAGEGVIGAAACAFLGMQVPFMDKVLEYCKKVNPSVPIEKRDIRTVQAWVKVGMAVAGLGDADKKGKLDGPTIKASLESLKDWYPFNTKDALGVGPYTITDKDHRPTAVASLYSIKDGKIQLFKKIDLKKQFPDKWESWLGW, from the coding sequence ATGACGAAGAGGATCCTTTTGTTAGGATTGGCTTTCATTCTTTGCAGTTCAATGGCTTTCGGAGCCGAGGAAATCAAAGTCGGCTCTATCAACGATCTCACCGGCGCGACCTCCGACGTTGGCAAAGACGCCGCCCTTGGTATCAGAGAATGCGTCACGTACGTTAATGACAACGGCGGCGTTAACGGCAAACAGATCAAACTGCTGCTTTACGACTATGGATACAGGGTTCCCGAGGCTATCACCATTTACAAGAGATTCAGGGATACCGACAAAATCAAGCTGTTACTGCAATGGGGCACAGGCGACACGGAAGCCCTTTCTCCCACGGTCAACAAGGACAAGATGGTGACCATTTCGGACTCGTTTTCCGGACACCTCTGTGATCCCAAGAAAACCCCGTACAACTTCATTTACAGCACCGACTATTCCTCGAACGCCAGGGCCGCACTGACAGCGTGGTACGAAGAGGTCTGGAAGAAGAGCGACAAGTGGAAAAAGGCTCGTGAAGCCGGCCAGAAGCCCAAACTGGTTTGCTTCTATATGTTCGCTTCACCGTATGCCAGCGCTCCCATAAAGGCCATCAAGGATCAAGCTCAACTGCTGGGCATAGAGGTCACCAAAGACCAGGATGTGTCGCTCACGGCACTGGATGCCAAGAGCCAGGTGCTGGCGGCCAAAGGCGAGAACGCCACTATCTGCTGGCACGGCAACACGACCATGTCCGTCGCCACGACTATCAAAGACGGTTACCAGTTGAAGCTGGAAGCGGATCACATCGTAAATAACTGGGGCTTTGATCAGAACCTGGTGAGAATGACAGGCAAGGCGGGAGAAGGCGTCATCGGAGCAGCTGCTTGCGCGTTCCTCGGCATGCAGGTCCCTTTTATGGACAAGGTTTTGGAATACTGCAAGAAGGTCAACCCGAGCGTGCCTATTGAGAAACGAGACATCCGAACCGTGCAGGCTTGGGTGAAGGTGGGCATGGCTGTGGCCGGTCTGGGTGACGCGGACAAGAAAGGTAAGCTGGATGGGCCCACGATCAAGGCCTCGCTGGAGTCATTGAAGGACTGGTATCCCTTCAACACCAAGGACGCTTTGGGAGTCGGACCGTACACCATTACGGATAAAGATCACAGGCCGACAGCCGTGGCATCTCTTTACAGCATTAAGGACGGGAAGATCCAGTTGTTCAAGAAGATCGACCTGAAGAAGCAGTTCCCGGACAAGTGGGAAAGCTGGCTGGGTTGGTAA